In the Clostridium gelidum genome, TAATCTGATTTAAGAGTTTTTTCAGCTATAAGGCTGATAGCGGTAATATAAATTAGAGAGTATAATAATACTAAAGAGATTGGAGGTAGTCACTATGGGAGATAAAAGTCCTAGAAATAAAGAAAAAAAGAAGAAAAAGTCTGAAGTGAAGGTTACGAGTCCAATAGCTTCTTCAGTAGCAGAACCAGAAAAAAAGACAAAAAAAACCTATTAGGGTTATGAAATTGTGTAGAAGAACTTTTATGTATATTGCTTGAAATTTAATTATTAATAAAAATTAAGCACTATAGTTGAATTATTATTATCAAGGTTTAAGCATCTGCAAAATAAAGCAGGTGTTTTTTTCATTTTATAACTGGTCAAAGAGATAAAGGCGTCCATTTATTAGGAATAAATATTAAATCCGAAAAATGCAATAGCAGAATTATATGTATCTGTTGGCTACTTTAGGTTGTGGTAGTAGAATGGCGAAAGGGTGTTATCTTGAAAATTGATAGATTATTAGGAATTTTAAGTGTTCTTGCCAATAGGCCTAGGATTACAATACAAGAATTAGCGGAAAGGTTTGAAGTTTCCAAACGTACAATTTTTCGGGATTTGGATACTTTAAACGCGTCGGGAGTTCCCATTGTTACATATTCAGGAATTGGTGGAGGGGTAGCCATCGTTGAGGGTTATAAACTCAAAAGTAATATTCTTTCCAAGACTGATATGAAAAATGTTTTTACTGCACTTAATGGACTTATGAGTATTGATGAAAGCACCGATTTAACAAATCTAATAGCGAAACTAATTCCAGAAGAAACAAGTACGGTATTTTCAGAAAGTGATTATGTAATTGATTTGTCCTCTTGGTTTCAAGACAGCATTACACAAGAAAAGGTATCCGTTTTGCATAAGGCAATTAAAAATCGAAACTGTGTTTGTCTAGAATATATCTCCAAGAGGTCACGTTCAACAAGAATTATTCACCCTCATAAACTTGTTTTTAAGCAATCATACTGGTATTTATACGCCTTTTGCGAGGATAAGCAGGAGTTTCGTTTGTTTAAGGCAAATCGAATTGCTGACTTTAAAATTATGGATGCAAGTTTCAATTGTAAGGCAGTTGAAAAAATAGATTTTAGAAAAGATTTTGGTATTGGTTTGTTTTCGCCACAAGACAAAGCATCATTGTTTGAAGTTATACTAGAATATGATGTTACTAATGAATTCTTTTTAACAGATAAGATAGATGCTAAGTTTTTTCATAGGAGCAGCAGTGAAGAAGAGAAGGGGCAGATTATATTTCCTGTTTCTGACTTAGAGTGGACTACTAATTTAGTTTTTAGTCTACAAGACAAAGCTAAAGTTATAGCACCACTTGAACTAAAAGACGCAATAAAAACCAGAATAAAAAGAATAAATGAACTCTATAAAGATGACATATAGGTGTCATCTTTTTCGTTGTACAATACTTAAGAAAGGACGTGTTACAATGAAAAAAGAAATACTTGTGTTTATTTTCGATGGATATGCAGATTGGGAAAGTGCTTATATTTGTTCAGAACTCAATGAATCAGAAACAGATTATATTGTAAAAACTTTAAGTCTGGACAAAGAACCTAAAATTTCTATGGGAGGTTTTCGAATCCTTCCTGATTATTCGGTCAGTGATTACCACAAAAATTTCGCTATGTTGCTTTTGATTGGCGGATCCGCTTGGATGGAACAGAAAAACAATGCCATTTTGCCTGTGGTTGAGTATGCCGCTAAACATAATATTCCGGTAGGTGCAATCTGCAATGCTGCCAATTTTATGGCAGAGAACGGATATTTGGATAATATAAAACATTCAGGCAACACTTTAGAGTTTATGAAGTCACAATCACCAAACTACAAGGGCGATTGCAATTTTGTTGAAAAACAAGCAGTGGAGTGTTCTGATATCATAACTGCAAATGGTACGGCTGCTTTAGAATTCGCTAGGGAAATTATGTTGTATTTGAATGTTAAACCTGTAGATAAAATTGATGAATGGTATAAATTTAACAAGGTAGGGTTCTATCAGAAATAAATCAATATAATTTCGTTGAAAATAACTTTTTATAAATTAGTTAAGGAATATAAAAATAAATAATAATTAATAAAAATTTGCCTATCTAATTTAGAGTGGGTAAATTTTTTTTGTTTGCCAAAAGTTAGATGCAGAACTATTTTACAACTATTTTACAGCTATTTTGCAATTTATTTGGGAATTGTGTTATATAATGGAGATATAAATTAAACATTTACTTAAAGATATTAAGTTATGCAGTAGGAGGATAATATAATTGAAAACAAATATTTTAATTGTAGAAGATGATGAAGCTATTTCTAATTTGATAAAAATAAACCTGAACATGGTTGGTTATGAAAGTAAGCAGGTATTTGATGGATTGGAAGCTTTTGATTTGCTTAAAAAAGAAACTTTTGATTTAGTACTTATGGATATTATGTTGCCAAGTATGGATGGTTTTGAATTGATGGAAAAAATAAAGGATTTAAATATACCAGTAATATTTCTGACAGCTAAAAATGGACTAGCTGATAAGGTAACAGGGCTTAAATCTGGTGCAGAGGACTATATTGTAAAGCCCTTTGAAACAATTGAACTACTGGCAAGAATTGAAATAGTTTTAAGGAGGTATTCTAAAAATAGTAATTGTATAGAATTTAAGAACTTGAAAATATATGAAGAAGAAAGGATTATAAAAAAGGAAGATGAGGCAATTGAGCTTACTTTAAAGGAATTTGAACTTATGGTTTTGCTTGTGAAAAATAAGAATATGGCTATATCAAGGGAATATTTACTAGAAAAAATATGGGGATATGAATATATGGGAGAAACAAGAACAATAGATACTCATATTCAAAAAATAAGAAAGAAGCTAGATATTTCAGATAACATTAAAACTGTATATAAAATTGGATACAGATTGGAGGAGTAAATTATATGAAGTTATGGCTGAAAATATACCTTTTCTCTTTACTATTGCTTATATTTACATTAAATATTGCGGGATTTATATTGATACAAAAACTTCATAATGATGTAATGGAAAAGGAAGTTAATAAGTGCATTGCACAGCAAAGATTTATTTCTTCACAATTGAGAATAAATTCTATATCTATGCAGAAGATTAATTCAGATTATTCTCCAGACATAAATATGCCAATCAGTACTTTGATGTGTGAATATAACAGCACCATTGACCATGAAGATGGATATCAGGGAGAGATAGAAATTTTAAATCAGCAAGATAAAATACTATATTCAGATGTGAATTTTCCTAATTCTGATGAAAAGGCGGAATTAGAAGATCTTTCTCTAGGAACAATCAAGTACATTATCCGGACACTAGATAACAAGCAGTATTTATATGTAAGCAGTTTACTTAAAGTTTATAATGTTCCAGTAAAAATATATTATACTAAAGATATTTCAAGCATATATACTGAAAAGATGAAGTATTATACTCTTTTTATGAAATTAGATATTCTAATTTGCTCTCTTTTTGCTGTTTTTATGTTTTTTATTAGTAGATTGATAACAAAACCAATAGATACGTTAATAGACTCAACTCAGAAAATATCTTTGGGTCAGTATTCTGAACGGGTAAGAATAAAATCAAAGGATGAATTTTATGTTCTTTCAAATCACTTTAACCTTATGGCACAGACAGTAGAAGATAAGATAAATGAGTTGGAATTATCCAATGTTGAAAAGGAAACCTTTATAAATAATCTGACCCATGAACTTAAAACTCCTTTAACTTCAATAATTGGATATGCAAATTTAATAAGAGGATCGAAATATAATGAAAAACTATTTTTCGAAGCGGCAGATTATATTTACAAAGAAGGTAAAAGACTTGAACAGATTGCCTTTAAAATGATGGATTTAATTTATACAAAGAATCAGGAATTTAAATTAACACCTGAAAAGATAATGAGAATAATATATGAAGTTCAAAAGTCTCTGATTGTTAAACTTAAGGATAAGAATATAGATTTAATTATTGATGGTGAGGAATGCATATTAGATTTAGAAAAAGATTTAATTGAGATGGCACTCTGCAATTTAGTGGAAAATGCTATAAAAGCATCTGGAAATAATTCTAAAATATACTTAAAGGTATGTGATTTAAATAATAAAACTTCTATATCAATAATTGATTCAGGTTCAGGTATGGCTAAAGAACATTTGGATAAGATATGGCAGGCTTTCTACGTTGTAGATAAAGCAAGGACCAGAAAAAGTAATGGTGCAGGTATTGGACTATCGATCTGTAAAAAAATAGCTGAAGTTCATAATGCAGATATTAAAATAAATAGTGAATTAGGCAAGGGGACAGAAGTAACCATAACTTTTAATAATTCTATTGCATCTGTAAATAAAAAAATTAAAGCTATATACTAAAATATATGAAAGTTTACAACTATTTTACAATTGGAATAAACTTCTGGGACATCTAAATTATATACTTAAAGAGTGGTAAGTACTTACACACAATTAAGGCCAATCAAAAAAATATAAATATATGTAGACTAAAAATTAATAAAATAAAAATATTGGAGGAATTATTATGTTTTCAAAAAAATTAACAGCAGTATTGGTAGCAGTAGGAGTAGTAGCATCTACCAGTGCTTTATTTAATCAAATTAATATAAAAGGAGCTTTTGCAGATACTATAAAACAGAATGTTGTTTATTCCAAAGAAACTGCTACAGCAGTTTCTCAAGATAATGCTAAATTAAGTGATGCTGATAATAAAGAAATTAAAGAAAAATCTTTAGAAGCATTAAAGAAGTATTTATCTATATCAGTTGATGCAGATAAAGATCTTAAATATAGTTCATCAATAATGAATGAAACAACTTTAATTGATGAAGAAGCAAAGGAACAAAAATCATTACAGGAGCAATATGATAAGAAGGAAATTTCTGTTGAAGAGTATAATGAAGAAAAAGCATACATTCCCCAAGTTGTAAATGAACTTAAAAATCAGGTGGCAAAATTGAAACATGGAGTTATTACAGCTAAATGGATTCATAAAGATGGTAATATGTATACAGTAGAGTTCAA is a window encoding:
- a CDS encoding sensor histidine kinase; translated protein: MKLWLKIYLFSLLLLIFTLNIAGFILIQKLHNDVMEKEVNKCIAQQRFISSQLRINSISMQKINSDYSPDINMPISTLMCEYNSTIDHEDGYQGEIEILNQQDKILYSDVNFPNSDEKAELEDLSLGTIKYIIRTLDNKQYLYVSSLLKVYNVPVKIYYTKDISSIYTEKMKYYTLFMKLDILICSLFAVFMFFISRLITKPIDTLIDSTQKISLGQYSERVRIKSKDEFYVLSNHFNLMAQTVEDKINELELSNVEKETFINNLTHELKTPLTSIIGYANLIRGSKYNEKLFFEAADYIYKEGKRLEQIAFKMMDLIYTKNQEFKLTPEKIMRIIYEVQKSLIVKLKDKNIDLIIDGEECILDLEKDLIEMALCNLVENAIKASGNNSKIYLKVCDLNNKTSISIIDSGSGMAKEHLDKIWQAFYVVDKARTRKSNGAGIGLSICKKIAEVHNADIKINSELGKGTEVTITFNNSIASVNKKIKAIY
- a CDS encoding type 1 glutamine amidotransferase family protein, which translates into the protein MKKEILVFIFDGYADWESAYICSELNESETDYIVKTLSLDKEPKISMGGFRILPDYSVSDYHKNFAMLLLIGGSAWMEQKNNAILPVVEYAAKHNIPVGAICNAANFMAENGYLDNIKHSGNTLEFMKSQSPNYKGDCNFVEKQAVECSDIITANGTAALEFAREIMLYLNVKPVDKIDEWYKFNKVGFYQK
- a CDS encoding response regulator transcription factor gives rise to the protein MKTNILIVEDDEAISNLIKINLNMVGYESKQVFDGLEAFDLLKKETFDLVLMDIMLPSMDGFELMEKIKDLNIPVIFLTAKNGLADKVTGLKSGAEDYIVKPFETIELLARIEIVLRRYSKNSNCIEFKNLKIYEEERIIKKEDEAIELTLKEFELMVLLVKNKNMAISREYLLEKIWGYEYMGETRTIDTHIQKIRKKLDISDNIKTVYKIGYRLEE
- a CDS encoding helix-turn-helix transcriptional regulator, giving the protein MVVEWRKGVILKIDRLLGILSVLANRPRITIQELAERFEVSKRTIFRDLDTLNASGVPIVTYSGIGGGVAIVEGYKLKSNILSKTDMKNVFTALNGLMSIDESTDLTNLIAKLIPEETSTVFSESDYVIDLSSWFQDSITQEKVSVLHKAIKNRNCVCLEYISKRSRSTRIIHPHKLVFKQSYWYLYAFCEDKQEFRLFKANRIADFKIMDASFNCKAVEKIDFRKDFGIGLFSPQDKASLFEVILEYDVTNEFFLTDKIDAKFFHRSSSEEEKGQIIFPVSDLEWTTNLVFSLQDKAKVIAPLELKDAIKTRIKRINELYKDDI